The stretch of DNA AAAACACGCACATTGTCTGTTATCTGTGCTAAATGTTGGCCTTTGCTGCACTAAGACATCCCCGGGCGAACGCATCAACATGCAGGAGGTGGCTGCTAAGCTACATGGAATCAAGGATGCATATCTCAGAAGCAGTGCCGTTGTTTCAGTAGTATTAGCTACCTGAATAAGTTGTTTACTTGTACAATTGATGTTTATCACATAGAATGTATGTAAGGGCCCAGATTTACAATCCAAACCCTATGCGTGTCTTTGAGTCAGCCCAGCTAGTGCTCATTGAAAAACTGAGATGAATGGCATTTCCATGTATCAATATTACCAGACCAACATATTTTTTATTGTAAGGTCCTTATGAATAATTAATaatatggctgcatgcatcgtccagatgcagaggccgggggtatatcctcctttaaaaaaaacatattttttatTTACTACTAATAATTTTTGCCCTTCCCAAACACACCTGGCATGCTGACACCACCCATTGATTTCCTAGCAACCATTTCACACTCTTGTATTGAAGAACTCTCTGCACCCCTGGGGATAAGGAAGTTAAAGAAAAAAAATTGGCGTACTATTCAAGAACTAAATCAGCCTCCGAACTCTTTAGTCTCTTCATTCTTCTTCACCCTTGTACATTATTTGCAGAAAAGAGTCTCCTTTGTGGCATTTCCGGTAGTCGTGTTTACCCTGGTGCACAGCAGTTGCAAAATCGCTAAGAACCATGTCATCATACAGAAATGCAGATGGAGAAAGAGATTAAGAGAATGGATGGCAAGTTCCTGCATATGGACATTGGTTTTCTTCTCACCCGTCAGCAATTTTGCAAAGGTAGTCCCTTTGATCGTCTCGTAGTGGAACATCCGTAAAATCTGGAGAGGAGAGAAAAATGGGGAAACCATGACTTGGTGATGCCACAGTACAGCAAGATAATTTCAGTACGACATTGATCACATGATCATAATCCAAATATGCTAAGATTTCGGACAGAACTAGGAGATAAACACTTAGCACTTGCCTGCTCCGTATATGTTGGAACCTTTGAAAGAGGTGTTCCCTGTCACAAGTGCCCCTTCCAAGTTGGCATTTGTCAAATTTACCTGCAGAATGGAACCAGATTGCTGTCAAACCATATTCCAAAATTAAAGCACTGCTCTAAAAATCAATGAAGAAACAACAGAATAAACTACTAGTCTGATGCTCTGACGATCAGATGTGATGGCCACTCGACCGAGTACATGATTTCAAGCAAAATTCAGAACAGCTATGTTACTGCTTGGTCTGAACCCAAACAATTATGACATGATTTGCTCTTCTACTGTCTATAGCGGCTACTGGTGTACCTTTGTAACATTTGCGAGCGAGAAGTCAGCGTTTCTAAGATCAGCGTCAGAGAGATCTGCACCTGAATTCACCATCAAATAGCCAAATATAATAATATCACCCATTTTATCACAACTGAACACTTGACAGCAGACAAGCATCACAACAACTAGTGTCTGTCTGCTGGTTGGAATCACCGAGGAGGTCAAGAACAGACGCAAACTAGTAGGTTACCTGTAAGGTCTGCATCAAAGAAGCTTGCACCGAGAAGATTTGCGCCTTTGAAGTTGGTTTGCCGCAGAATAGACTGCAACAGAAGCAAAAATTCAGAAAATCAGCAAAACATTCTGGACATTCAGATGCTCTGCTCTATTTCTACACGGTAGAAATTTCAGTCAGAGGTGAGAGCCTACTATTTGATAATTACTGCAAGAACAAATTTGAGGCATGATAACATCATATTGTAGGAATCGATGGAAAGAGATGGAGTAGGTACGGTCTTGAAGTCCTGCTTGATGAGCGTCTGGCCGCTGAAGTCCTTGCCGGTGAGGTCCTGCCCCCGCGTCACCTGCTGCCCGTACGGCCCGCCTCCCTGCATCCACCCACACGCCATTAACGCCGCCTCCATCGCCTCGCCACCACACTCGGTCGACAGGTGCAAATACAGTAGAACTAACCCTGAACGCGAGGGCCGGGTCGGCGAGGAGCAGCGAGGCGGCGACCAGCGCGGCGGCGCCGGCGTTGGCGAGGTGGAAGTGCAGCGAAGAGGGGGCGCGCCACGCCGGCTGCGCCGCTGTCGCCGCCGGGGACGGGGCGAGCTTCAGAGCACCGAGGATGGACATGGCCATGGCGAGCTAGCTTCGTGGCTGGCTGTTGTCGCGGTCTGTCTTTTTTGGGCTGCGCCGACGAGTTTATCCGTCTTATCTTCATCTCGTTGCCACCATGTTTGCTTGGCCAATCAAACGATTGTTGCCACGATGGCCATTTTTCCTCTTATTCTTTCTTTCCAAATGTCGATGGATGACTCCACTCATTACTGAACCTCAGAAGCATtttttaattcaaaaaaaatgttcTTTTAGCACATACGTATTGAATAATAATAGGACAACGATAGGCGCCGGTGCGCCGGTCGAAAGTTCGCCTGGTCACTCGGTAGCCGTACGATCTGCGCGCCTGTAACCGTCCGATTCTCTCCCAAACTCGTCTCCTTCCTCGCACTGGACGCGCGCCCCCCTATGACCCGCGAGTTGCATGATTCCTCGCCTGGTGATGGACACGATGGCCATGTTCGTTGAGCTCCGCTCGAGGGATGCCTCCATGGCTGCTAGGGCACGCCATGGCCATGGGAGTCGAGCTCCGCGAGGGGTGCTGCCATGGCCATCAGCATAGAGCTCCGCGAGGGGTCCTGCCATGGCGGCCGTCGAGCTCCGCGCGGGGCTGTCGCCATGGCCATGgacggtgagggagtcctggattagggggtgtccggatagccggattataCCTTTGGCTGGACTCctgaactatgaagatacaagattggagatttcgtcccgtgtccggaaggggctttccttggcgtagaaggcaagcttggcaatacggatatgtagatctcctaccattgtaaccgactctgtgtaaccctagtcctttccggtgtctatataaaccggagggttttagtccgtaggacgaacaacaagcataccataggctagcttctagggttcagcctccttgatctcgtggtagatctactcttgtactacccatatcatcaatattaatcaagcaggacgtagggttttacctccatcaagagggcccgaacctgggtaaaacattgtgtcccctgcctcctgttaccatccgcctagacgcacagttcgggaccccctacccgagatccgccggttttgacaccgacattggtgctttcattgagagttcctctgtgtcgtcacttttaggcccgatggcttcttcgatcatcaacagcgatgcgatgcagggtgag from Triticum urartu cultivar G1812 chromosome 3, Tu2.1, whole genome shotgun sequence encodes:
- the LOC125542569 gene encoding thylakoid lumenal 15 kDa protein 1, chloroplastic, translated to MAMSILGALKLAPSPAATAAQPAWRAPSSLHFHLANAGAAALVAASLLLADPALAFRGGGPYGQQVTRGQDLTGKDFSGQTLIKQDFKTSILRQTNFKGANLLGASFFDADLTGADLSDADLRNADFSLANVTKVNLTNANLEGALVTGNTSFKGSNIYGADFTDVPLRDDQRDYLCKIADGVNTTTGNATKETLFCK